The following proteins are co-located in the Shouchella hunanensis genome:
- a CDS encoding PAS domain-containing protein → MDYLFNKSQLLTRLLDRTKVGVLVTDPSQKDNPIVYSNQGFTDMTGYEETDVLGTNCRFLQGEETDQEKVNQIRQAIDNEESISVEIINYRKDGSYFWNELNIECVTLDRPDIKYFIGIQKDVTVQKEIELNYFESVQRIDTISTPIVPLVNGIAVIPLVGEFGKARFDHMFETVTKEISEQDLSTLIVDVSGLEEFDEYVVEGIFRLRDIIQLVGTDTILTGMSPILAKQSVGLQETTLKGMKTASSVKAFLRHYFDQT, encoded by the coding sequence ATGGACTATTTGTTTAACAAATCTCAGCTTTTAACGCGACTGCTAGATCGGACGAAAGTAGGTGTGCTCGTAACAGACCCTTCCCAAAAAGATAATCCAATCGTTTACTCAAATCAAGGCTTTACGGATATGACCGGGTATGAAGAGACCGATGTTCTCGGGACCAATTGTCGGTTTCTTCAAGGTGAAGAAACCGATCAAGAAAAAGTAAACCAAATTAGGCAAGCTATAGACAATGAAGAATCTATCTCGGTTGAAATTATAAATTATCGAAAAGACGGAAGCTATTTTTGGAATGAATTAAACATTGAGTGTGTCACCCTTGATCGACCAGATATAAAATACTTTATCGGCATTCAAAAAGACGTTACGGTTCAAAAAGAAATAGAATTGAACTACTTCGAATCTGTACAGCGGATCGACACAATCTCAACGCCTATTGTTCCACTAGTAAATGGCATTGCGGTTATCCCACTGGTTGGTGAATTTGGGAAAGCTCGCTTTGACCATATGTTTGAAACCGTTACAAAGGAAATCTCCGAGCAAGACTTGTCAACATTAATTGTCGATGTTTCCGGGTTAGAGGAATTTGATGAGTACGTTGTTGAAGGGATTTTTCGCTTACGTGATATTATTCAGCTTGTAGGTACAGATACGATCTTAACAGGAATGTCACCGATTCTCGCAAAACAGTCGGTTGGCCTTCAAGAAACCACACTGAAAGGCATGAAAACAGCAAGCTCGGTTAAAGCATTTCTTCGTCACTATTTTGACCAAACGTGA
- a CDS encoding HD domain-containing protein, with protein sequence MILQHTENWVRQRLAKDTTGHDWFHTERVRNVAKTLARVEEADSFIVEMAALLHDTIDDKLVANEEQAIQEVVHFLKEQHLEKKQVDHILEIIQSISFSKGMELRTIEAKIVQDADRLDAMGAIGIARTFQYSGSKQQAIYDPAIAVREEMTKNEYRNGETSAINHFYEKLLKLKDKLHTHAAKELAEKRHHYMEQFLTQFSLEWEGKA encoded by the coding sequence ATGATACTTCAACATACAGAAAATTGGGTGAGACAAAGGCTAGCGAAGGATACAACCGGACATGACTGGTTTCATACAGAACGAGTCAGGAATGTAGCAAAGACATTAGCGCGTGTTGAAGAGGCAGATTCATTTATTGTTGAAATGGCTGCATTGCTGCATGATACGATTGATGACAAACTTGTAGCAAATGAGGAACAAGCGATACAAGAAGTGGTGCATTTCCTAAAAGAACAACATCTAGAAAAAAAGCAAGTGGATCATATACTCGAAATTATTCAGTCGATTTCGTTCAGCAAGGGAATGGAACTACGCACGATCGAAGCGAAAATCGTTCAAGATGCTGACAGACTCGATGCAATGGGCGCAATAGGCATTGCTCGTACGTTTCAATATTCTGGTTCTAAACAGCAAGCCATCTATGACCCGGCAATTGCTGTACGTGAAGAGATGACTAAGAATGAGTACCGTAATGGAGAAACATCAGCGATTAATCATTTTTATGAGAAGTTATTAAAGCTAAAAGACAAATTACATACACATGCTGCAAAGGAATTAGCAGAAAAACGCCACCACTATATGGAACAATTCTTAACACAGTTTAGTCTTGAGTGGGAAGGAAAGGCTTAG
- a CDS encoding methyltransferase domain-containing protein yields METSNHMLDPWEVLKTASTLLKPSGSIYASIPNVGHITIMEQLLSGTWTYTESGLLDKTHFGFFTKAEIYALFDSQGFDIIAINQLMNTGERETRLLERTTAFQYIVHARKRE; encoded by the coding sequence TTGGAAACAAGCAATCATATGCTTGATCCATGGGAAGTGTTAAAGACGGCATCGACATTGTTGAAGCCTAGTGGTTCCATTTATGCAAGCATCCCAAATGTTGGCCATATCACGATTATGGAACAATTATTAAGCGGTACATGGACGTATACAGAATCGGGATTATTAGATAAAACCCATTTTGGTTTTTTTACAAAGGCAGAAATTTATGCACTTTTTGACAGTCAAGGGTTTGACATTATAGCCATTAACCAACTGATGAATACGGGTGAACGGGAGACTCGTTTACTTGAGCGAACGACTGCATTTCAATACATTGTCCACGCTCGAAAAAGGGAATAA
- a CDS encoding multidrug effflux MFS transporter yields the protein MEQTAITGRKRFGLALLLGTLAAFGPLTIDMYLPSFPSIASDLHAPASLVQLSLTACLLGLGAGQLVVGPMSDAKGRKKPLVISIFLYVLASLACALAPNIGTLIVARFMQGFTAAAGIVISRAVVRDLFNGRELTKFFSLLMLINGLAPILAPVFGSGVLLIPGANWNWIFISLALLGLIIVLIVINRLTETLPLEKRTQSSIGHTLRTFKSLLSDRAFMGFAFTQGLMMGGIFAYVSGTPFVYQGIYDVSPQVFSLLFGVNGLGIIVGTHLVGRYAGIIPERSFLRFGLITATLASSVLLIMTIINGPLFSIVVPIFLFVSMIGMIGTTSFSLAMESQGGRAGSASALLGLLPFVIGAITAPLVGIAGEDTAVPMGVIMFLSSISALAAFYLLAKGGKDEQEANERME from the coding sequence TTGGAACAAACAGCCATTACGGGACGTAAACGGTTTGGCTTAGCCTTATTGCTTGGGACATTGGCAGCCTTCGGGCCGTTAACGATTGATATGTACTTGCCTAGCTTTCCTTCTATTGCATCAGACTTACATGCCCCAGCTTCACTTGTGCAGTTGAGCTTAACTGCTTGTTTATTAGGATTAGGGGCAGGTCAGCTTGTGGTTGGACCTATGAGTGATGCAAAAGGTAGGAAAAAGCCGCTTGTTATTTCAATCTTTCTTTATGTCCTCGCTTCTCTAGCGTGTGCGCTTGCACCTAATATAGGGACGTTAATTGTGGCAAGATTTATGCAAGGCTTTACTGCTGCTGCTGGAATTGTTATTTCCCGGGCAGTCGTTCGTGATTTATTTAATGGAAGAGAATTAACAAAGTTCTTTTCTCTATTAATGCTCATTAATGGATTGGCACCTATTTTAGCACCTGTTTTCGGAAGTGGCGTGCTACTAATACCGGGAGCAAATTGGAACTGGATTTTTATCTCTTTAGCTCTACTTGGTCTTATCATTGTGCTCATTGTCATCAATCGATTAACAGAAACATTGCCATTAGAAAAGCGGACACAAAGTAGTATAGGTCATACATTGCGGACATTCAAAAGCTTACTCTCAGACCGAGCATTTATGGGGTTTGCGTTTACTCAAGGCTTAATGATGGGTGGTATTTTTGCCTATGTATCAGGAACCCCATTTGTATATCAAGGAATTTACGATGTGTCACCGCAAGTGTTTAGTCTATTATTTGGTGTGAATGGTCTTGGAATTATTGTAGGCACTCATTTAGTTGGCAGGTATGCAGGTATTATTCCTGAACGTTCATTTTTACGCTTTGGCTTAATAACAGCTACTCTTGCGAGCAGTGTCTTACTCATTATGACCATAATAAATGGCCCGTTATTTTCAATTGTTGTTCCTATTTTCTTGTTCGTATCAATGATCGGAATGATTGGGACAACGTCGTTTTCATTAGCGATGGAGTCACAAGGTGGCAGAGCTGGTAGTGCTTCTGCATTACTTGGATTATTACCTTTTGTAATTGGTGCTATAACGGCACCACTTGTCGGTATAGCTGGTGAAGATACGGCTGTACCAATGGGGGTCATTATGTTCCTTTCTAGCATCTCTGCTTTGGCGGCTTTCTATTTGCTAGCTAAAGGAGGAAAAGACGAACAGGAAGCGAATGAGAGAATGGAATGA
- a CDS encoding methyltransferase domain-containing protein: MGELKSKRDMASSLLRQLNGRLTCPYCQEALELVDMYKLVCVHAHSFDVSKQGTLYALTQSGSSQYDKRLFQARQSIIQQKQLYAPMHDRLVQELDEGDLLLDAGTGEGSHLNEIKRRFSTILPVGLDISKDGIQQAAKSYRDHVWIVGDLANLPFGNQTIDIIINILSPSNYAEFKRVLTSGGKLIKVVPGANYLQELRAYTAEASAQPYSNSKTIELFNRHFSDTDVQTLSYKKEVTSEERQWIVDMSPLGWTVQERARCDYINKGSSSITIDLTILIART; the protein is encoded by the coding sequence ATGGGGGAATTGAAGAGTAAACGAGACATGGCTTCGTCTTTACTAAGACAATTAAATGGTCGATTAACATGCCCGTATTGTCAGGAAGCGTTAGAGTTAGTAGATATGTATAAACTGGTTTGTGTGCATGCCCATTCGTTTGATGTATCGAAGCAAGGGACCCTCTATGCTTTAACTCAATCGGGATCAAGTCAGTACGATAAACGTTTATTTCAAGCAAGGCAGTCAATAATACAACAGAAACAACTGTATGCGCCAATGCATGATAGGCTGGTACAAGAGCTTGATGAAGGGGATCTATTACTGGATGCCGGAACTGGAGAAGGCTCTCATCTAAATGAAATCAAAAGAAGATTTTCTACTATTCTTCCAGTTGGACTTGATATTTCAAAAGATGGTATTCAACAAGCTGCTAAGTCTTACCGGGATCATGTCTGGATAGTCGGGGACCTTGCAAATCTGCCTTTTGGTAATCAAACCATCGACATCATTATAAATATATTATCCCCGTCAAACTATGCCGAATTTAAGCGTGTGCTAACGTCTGGAGGGAAGTTGATTAAGGTTGTTCCAGGAGCAAACTATTTACAGGAATTGCGTGCTTATACTGCTGAAGCTTCAGCACAGCCGTATTCAAATTCAAAAACGATTGAGCTGTTTAACCGTCATTTTAGTGATACGGATGTGCAGACTCTCTCCTATAAAAAAGAGGTTACATCAGAGGAGCGTCAGTGGATTGTTGATATGTCTCCACTTGGCTGGACGGTCCAAGAAAGAGCAAGGTGCGACTATATCAACAAAGGAAGTTCTTCTATTACAATTGATTTAACCATTTTAATAGCAAGAACGTAA
- a CDS encoding NUDIX hydrolase, producing the protein MIALDYVQSLRQKVGTQPLILPGSVVLIVNHQGELLLENRKDGGWGLPGGLMELGESLEQTAVREVKEETGLDVRNLQLLGIFSGETYHFTFDNGDEIYSVTAVYWTKHFSGTLQVNPNESKEVRFVKSLPPTLKDEYKDYILPYYPSILETIRTSESM; encoded by the coding sequence GTGATTGCATTGGACTATGTTCAATCATTACGACAAAAAGTTGGAACACAGCCTTTAATCTTACCAGGTTCCGTTGTTTTGATCGTTAATCATCAAGGTGAGCTTTTGCTTGAAAATCGAAAAGACGGGGGTTGGGGATTACCCGGAGGATTAATGGAACTAGGGGAGTCTTTAGAACAAACAGCAGTAAGAGAAGTGAAAGAAGAAACTGGACTGGATGTAAGAAATCTTCAACTTCTTGGCATATTCTCAGGCGAAACATACCATTTTACATTCGACAATGGTGATGAAATATACTCCGTTACTGCTGTTTATTGGACGAAGCATTTTAGTGGGACCCTTCAAGTGAACCCGAATGAATCGAAAGAAGTTCGATTTGTAAAAAGCCTTCCCCCGACATTAAAGGATGAATACAAGGACTATATCTTGCCCTATTACCCATCTATTTTAGAAACAATCCGAACGTCTGAATCGATGTAA
- a CDS encoding pentapeptide repeat-containing protein, giving the protein MKKETPKIPEVLEEKSLQSVLFEEDRELVRSSIYQEDLSDSNLQKLILSKCIVTRCSFPRSHMVKADFTDVRFVNCDFSNVDLSESLFHRVEFIDCKFIGSQFTNAHLSHTTFTNCVLNVSNFIDVTLKGTQFSCSSLKQVNVAHAKVKQLILDKCDIDDCSFHETSLNGVDISTCTYNSFQASQDILSGLIVSKEQAIGFARLLGLTVKEEM; this is encoded by the coding sequence ATGAAGAAGGAAACCCCAAAAATACCAGAAGTTCTTGAAGAAAAATCATTGCAATCGGTCTTGTTTGAAGAGGATCGAGAATTAGTTCGTTCCAGCATATATCAAGAAGACCTCAGTGATTCCAATTTGCAAAAGCTAATCCTTTCTAAATGTATCGTTACTCGCTGTTCATTCCCGCGCTCACACATGGTGAAAGCTGATTTTACCGATGTGCGATTTGTGAATTGTGACTTTTCGAATGTAGATCTGTCAGAAAGTCTGTTTCATCGGGTTGAGTTTATTGACTGCAAATTTATCGGTAGTCAATTTACTAACGCGCATTTGTCTCACACTACGTTTACAAATTGCGTCTTAAATGTAAGCAATTTTATTGATGTAACGCTTAAGGGAACACAGTTTAGTTGTTCTTCGCTAAAGCAAGTCAATGTCGCACATGCGAAAGTGAAACAACTTATTCTTGATAAGTGTGACATTGATGATTGCTCATTTCATGAGACATCTTTAAATGGAGTCGACATTAGCACTTGTACATACAATTCTTTTCAAGCCTCACAAGATATACTGTCAGGATTAATCGTCTCAAAAGAACAAGCCATTGGGTTTGCCCGACTACTAGGGCTAACTGTTAAAGAGGAAATGTAA